The following are encoded together in the Leeia aquatica genome:
- a CDS encoding NAD(P)/FAD-dependent oxidoreductase, whose product MAQYDVLVIGAGAAGMYCAALAGQRGRRVLLIDHATRLGEKIRISGGGRCNFTNLHASPAQYLSDNPHYCRSALARHTPQDFLKRVRHHGIRWFEKHKGQLFCEDSSQRIIDLLQAECDDGRVDWRMPCTVTAVTPEAGGWAIATDQGTFEAPSLVVATGGMAIPKIGATDWGLRLAKQQGLPLVSPRPALVPLTFAREDWAPFAELAGVALEVMLRCNEGEFREDLLLTHRGLSGPAILQISSYWQHGDELVVDLLPEQDLAALLLEAKQGSRQQLLTVLSQLLPRRLTELWLQRHDLLGRALAEVSDKTLRQLAHGLQHWVLRPDGSEGFRKAEVMRGGVDTRALDSRTMMARERPGLYFIGEVVDVTGWLGGYNFQWAWSSAFAAAQAV is encoded by the coding sequence ATGGCGCAATATGATGTGCTGGTGATCGGAGCGGGCGCGGCGGGCATGTACTGTGCGGCGCTGGCCGGGCAGCGCGGTCGCCGGGTGTTGCTGATCGACCATGCCACCCGGCTCGGTGAGAAGATTCGCATCTCCGGTGGTGGACGCTGCAACTTTACCAACCTGCACGCCAGCCCGGCACAGTACCTGTCGGACAATCCACACTACTGCCGCTCTGCACTGGCGCGGCACACCCCGCAGGATTTTCTCAAGCGGGTGCGGCACCACGGCATCCGCTGGTTCGAGAAACACAAGGGGCAGCTGTTCTGCGAGGACAGCAGCCAGCGCATCATCGACCTGCTGCAGGCCGAATGTGATGATGGCCGGGTGGACTGGCGCATGCCTTGCACGGTAACGGCGGTGACGCCCGAGGCGGGTGGCTGGGCGATTGCCACCGATCAGGGCACTTTTGAAGCGCCGTCGCTGGTGGTGGCAACCGGTGGCATGGCCATCCCCAAGATTGGCGCGACAGACTGGGGCTTACGGCTGGCCAAGCAGCAAGGCTTGCCCCTGGTGTCGCCACGCCCGGCGCTGGTACCACTCACCTTTGCCCGCGAAGACTGGGCCCCTTTCGCAGAACTGGCCGGGGTCGCGCTGGAGGTGATGCTTCGTTGCAATGAGGGTGAATTTCGTGAGGACCTGCTGCTGACTCATCGCGGGCTGTCCGGCCCTGCCATCCTGCAGATTTCCTCCTACTGGCAGCATGGCGACGAGCTGGTGGTGGACCTGCTGCCGGAGCAGGATCTGGCCGCCTTGCTGCTGGAGGCCAAGCAGGGCAGCCGCCAGCAATTGCTTACCGTGTTGTCGCAGCTGCTACCGCGTCGTCTGACTGAACTGTGGTTGCAACGCCATGATTTACTGGGGCGGGCGCTGGCGGAAGTCAGCGACAAAACCCTGCGGCAACTGGCGCACGGATTGCAGCACTGGGTGCTGCGGCCGGATGGCTCGGAGGGTTTCCGCAAGGCCGAGGTGATGCGTGGCGGCGTAGACACCCGCGCGCTGGATTCCCGCACCATGATGGCACGTGAGCGGCCCGGTCTGTACTTCATTGGTGAAGTGGTGGATGTCACCGGCTGGTTGGGCGGCTATAACTTCCAGTGGGCCTGGTCCAGCGCCTTTGCGGCAGCGCAGGCGGTATAA
- the upp gene encoding uracil phosphoribosyltransferase has product MAVHLVSHPLVQHKVGLLREVDISTKKFRELTGEVGRLLAYEASKDFALETVTIEGWCGPVDIQQIKGKKVTVVPILRAGIGMLDGVLDMIPSAKISVVGLSRNEETLQPEPYFEKFVGDLGERMALIIDPMLATGGSMVATIDMLKRAGCKSIRALVLVAAPEGIRTVEAAHPEVDIYTAAVDSHLNEHGYIIPGLGDAGDKIFGTKHR; this is encoded by the coding sequence ATGGCCGTTCATCTCGTGAGCCACCCCCTCGTACAGCACAAAGTTGGTCTGCTGCGCGAAGTCGATATCAGCACCAAGAAATTCCGCGAACTGACCGGCGAAGTCGGTCGCCTGCTCGCCTATGAGGCCAGCAAGGATTTTGCACTGGAGACTGTGACCATTGAAGGCTGGTGTGGCCCGGTGGACATTCAGCAGATCAAGGGCAAGAAAGTCACCGTGGTGCCGATCCTGCGCGCCGGTATCGGCATGCTCGATGGTGTACTCGACATGATCCCCAGCGCCAAGATCAGCGTGGTGGGCCTCTCGCGTAATGAGGAAACCTTGCAGCCGGAGCCCTACTTCGAGAAGTTCGTGGGTGACCTCGGCGAACGCATGGCGCTGATCATTGACCCGATGCTGGCCACCGGTGGCTCCATGGTCGCCACCATCGACATGCTCAAGCGCGCAGGCTGCAAGTCGATCCGCGCCCTGGTGCTGGTGGCCGCGCCGGAAGGCATCCGCACGGTCGAAGCCGCCCATCCGGAGGTGGACATTTACACCGCAGCAGTCGATTCCCACCTGAACGAGCATGGCTACATCATCCCAGGCCTCGGTGATGCGGGCGACAAGATCTTCGGCACCAAGCATCGCTAA
- a CDS encoding DUF523 domain-containing protein translates to MQKILVSACLFGAPVRYDARPVPVPHPLWQQWLDEGRLVSLCPEMAGGLPAPRAPAEILGAGGGEAVWRGLARVVDKDGHDYTRPFLAGAEQALQLARQHACRVAVLKAGSPSCGHDLIYDGRFSGGKTAGDGVTAALLRANGIHVFDEHQLEQVAAWLASVDS, encoded by the coding sequence ATGCAGAAGATTCTGGTCAGCGCCTGCCTATTTGGCGCACCAGTGCGCTACGATGCACGACCGGTGCCGGTGCCCCATCCGCTGTGGCAACAGTGGCTAGATGAAGGTCGTCTGGTTTCGCTGTGCCCGGAGATGGCCGGTGGCTTGCCTGCACCACGCGCTCCGGCAGAAATCCTCGGCGCCGGTGGTGGTGAAGCCGTCTGGCGCGGGCTGGCCCGGGTGGTGGACAAGGACGGCCACGACTATACCCGCCCTTTCCTCGCCGGCGCTGAGCAGGCGCTGCAGCTCGCCCGGCAACACGCTTGCCGGGTGGCGGTGCTCAAGGCCGGCAGCCCCTCCTGTGGCCATGACCTGATTTATGATGGTCGTTTTAGCGGTGGCAAAACCGCAGGAGACGGTGTCACCGCTGCGCTGCTGCGTGCCAACGGTATCCATGTGTTTGATGAGCACCAGCTTGAACAGGTCGCGGCCTGGCTGGCGAGCGTGGACAGCTGA
- a CDS encoding TMEM165/GDT1 family protein, which translates to MHPFLTSTGVVALAEIGDKTQLLALMLAARYRRPVPIILGIFLATVFNHAGAAALGHWLTQLVPPHWMRWLLGGSFIAMAAWLLVPDKVDEEEAQTRGHFGVLMTTIVVFFMAEMGDKTQIATVALAARYHDMLAVVMGTTVGMMLANVPAVLMGEAAAHRLPTRWVHAVAALVFAVIGVAVLSGLSFGF; encoded by the coding sequence ATGCATCCTTTCCTGACCTCGACCGGCGTGGTTGCGCTGGCGGAAATCGGCGATAAAACCCAATTGCTGGCCTTGATGCTGGCAGCACGCTATCGCCGCCCTGTCCCCATCATTCTGGGTATTTTCCTCGCCACCGTGTTTAACCATGCCGGGGCCGCCGCATTGGGCCACTGGCTGACCCAGCTGGTGCCACCGCACTGGATGCGCTGGCTGCTGGGTGGCAGCTTCATCGCCATGGCGGCCTGGCTGCTGGTACCGGACAAGGTGGATGAGGAAGAGGCGCAAACCCGGGGGCACTTTGGCGTGCTGATGACCACCATCGTGGTGTTCTTCATGGCGGAGATGGGGGACAAGACCCAGATTGCCACCGTGGCGCTGGCCGCCCGATATCACGACATGCTGGCCGTGGTGATGGGGACGACGGTGGGCATGATGCTGGCGAATGTGCCAGCGGTGCTGATGGGTGAAGCCGCCGCTCACCGCCTGCCCACCCGCTGGGTGCATGCGGTGGCGGCGCTGGTATTTGCCGTGATTGGCGTGGCGGTGCTGAGCGGGCTGTCGTTCGGGTTCTAG
- a CDS encoding adenine phosphoribosyltransferase produces the protein MLDANYIRDRIRTVPDWPQPGVQFRDITPLLQDRKSFRVLVDIFVHRYMDQQLDVVAGIDARGFILGAVVAYELNLGFVPIRKKGKLPFQTVSEDYELEYGSATVELHADACKSGDRVLLIDDLIATGGTLLAANRLLNRLGAQVVEAAVIVDLPELGGSRLIAQEQIPLFTVCQFDGH, from the coding sequence ATGCTGGACGCCAATTACATTCGTGACCGTATTCGCACTGTGCCGGACTGGCCACAGCCTGGTGTGCAGTTCCGCGACATCACGCCGCTGCTGCAGGACCGCAAGAGCTTCCGGGTGCTGGTCGATATCTTTGTCCACCGCTATATGGACCAGCAGCTGGACGTGGTGGCGGGGATTGATGCCCGCGGCTTTATTCTTGGTGCGGTGGTCGCCTATGAGCTGAACCTCGGCTTCGTACCGATTCGCAAGAAGGGCAAACTGCCGTTCCAGACCGTGTCGGAAGACTACGAGCTGGAGTACGGCAGCGCCACGGTGGAGCTGCATGCCGATGCCTGCAAGTCGGGTGACCGGGTGCTGCTGATCGACGATCTGATCGCCACTGGCGGCACCCTGCTGGCCGCCAACCGGCTGCTGAATCGCCTGGGTGCGCAAGTCGTGGAGGCCGCGGTCATCGTGGACCTGCCGGAGCTGGGCGGCTCCCGCCTGATTGCGCAGGAGCAGATTCCGCTGTTCACCGTCTGTCAGTTTGATGGTCACTGA
- a CDS encoding class I SAM-dependent methyltransferase — MTEPVLPDGATLLQAVDIAPFANRLAKNARHLHKWARRNDLQCYRLYDRDIPAFPLAVDWYDGRLHLQEFDTGWKQTPEQHYAWVMAVESAVSETLQVPKEQIWFKLRQRQRGETQYQKTGEEGEDFVVSERGHRFWVNLAAYLDTGLFLDHRNARQWVGELADGARFLNLFAYTGSFTIYAAAGGAVSTDTVDLSNTYQAWTARNLALNGFTGPQHRLHRADVFSWLREAVGRGDRYDLIVLDPPTFSNSKKMLGILDVQRDHPWMIRQCLSLLSPTGTLFFSNNLRQFELDAGIRAMAQVEDLSARSVPEDFRNQKIHHCYRIRHRAA; from the coding sequence ATGACTGAACCCGTTTTGCCGGATGGCGCAACCCTGCTGCAGGCCGTAGACATCGCCCCCTTTGCCAATCGCTTGGCCAAGAATGCCCGTCACCTGCACAAGTGGGCGCGACGCAACGATCTCCAGTGTTACCGTCTGTACGACCGGGACATCCCGGCCTTCCCGCTGGCGGTGGACTGGTACGATGGTCGCCTGCACCTGCAGGAGTTTGATACCGGCTGGAAGCAGACCCCAGAGCAACACTATGCCTGGGTGATGGCGGTGGAATCGGCGGTCAGCGAAACCCTGCAGGTGCCGAAAGAGCAGATCTGGTTCAAGCTGCGCCAGCGTCAGCGTGGTGAAACTCAATACCAGAAAACCGGCGAAGAGGGCGAGGATTTTGTGGTCAGCGAGCGCGGCCACCGTTTCTGGGTTAACCTCGCAGCCTATCTGGATACCGGCCTGTTTCTGGATCATCGTAACGCTCGGCAATGGGTCGGTGAGCTCGCAGACGGTGCACGCTTCCTCAACCTGTTCGCCTATACCGGCAGCTTCACCATCTATGCGGCGGCGGGAGGGGCGGTCAGCACCGATACCGTTGATCTGTCCAATACCTATCAGGCGTGGACTGCTCGCAATCTGGCGTTGAATGGCTTTACCGGCCCGCAGCACCGACTGCACCGTGCAGATGTGTTCAGCTGGTTGCGGGAGGCAGTTGGGCGGGGAGATCGTTACGATCTCATCGTGCTCGACCCGCCCACCTTCTCCAACTCCAAGAAGATGCTGGGCATTCTGGATGTGCAGCGAGACCACCCGTGGATGATCCGGCAGTGCCTCAGCCTGCTGTCCCCCACTGGCACGCTGTTCTTCTCCAACAATCTGCGGCAGTTTGAGCTGGATGCGGGCATCCGCGCCATGGCTCAGGTCGAGGACTTGTCGGCCCGCAGTGTGCCGGAAGACTTCCGCAACCAGAAAATCCACCACTGCTACCGCATCCGCCATCGCGCGGCTTGA
- the coaD gene encoding pantetheine-phosphate adenylyltransferase: MSKAVYAGSFDPVTKGHLWMIEQGVNLFDELVVALGVNPDKKYTFTREERLMMLRDSTRHLPNLKVDAFDNQFLVNYAQTVGANYILRGVRGNSDYEFERNMRYVNDDLVPTITTVFLMPPREIAEVSSTMVKGMVGPEGWELILGKYVPPAVLDLLKAKATHR, from the coding sequence ATGTCCAAAGCCGTATATGCAGGCAGCTTTGATCCGGTCACCAAGGGCCATTTGTGGATGATCGAGCAGGGCGTGAACCTGTTTGATGAACTGGTGGTCGCCCTGGGGGTAAATCCGGACAAAAAATACACCTTCACCCGTGAAGAACGGCTGATGATGTTGCGCGATTCCACGCGCCACCTGCCCAACCTCAAGGTGGATGCCTTTGATAACCAGTTTCTGGTGAACTATGCCCAGACGGTCGGGGCCAATTACATCCTGCGTGGCGTGCGCGGCAACAGCGACTACGAGTTCGAGCGCAATATGCGCTATGTCAACGATGATCTGGTGCCCACCATCACCACCGTCTTCCTGATGCCGCCCCGCGAGATCGCGGAAGTCAGCTCCACCATGGTCAAGGGCATGGTCGGCCCGGAAGGCTGGGAGCTGATTTTGGGCAAGTACGTGCCCCCTGCTGTACTGGATTTGCTGAAAGCCAAAGCTACACACCGATGA
- a CDS encoding peptide ABC transporter ATP-binding protein: MSKPQPIILSSRNLTRYYDVSRGFMKPHATVKALNGVSFDLRAGQTLAVVGESGCGKSTLARALTLIERPTSGELAIDGVDIVTANTATLKEMRSKVQMVFQNPYGSLNPRKTVGQMLEEPLIINTQLSRDERREKVQAMMKKVGLRPEFVQRYPHMFSGGQRQRIAVARAMMLNPKIIVADEPTSALDVSIQAQILNLFMDLQDETQVGYVFISHNLSVVEHIADQLMVMYLGSAVEFGDKEKIFSRPLHPYTKALLSSTPTIDPAHRTIKIKITGELPSPLNPPSGCTFHKRCPYANSRCSSEVPQLRKVEDRQIACHLVEQINQ; this comes from the coding sequence ATGAGCAAGCCACAACCCATTATCCTCTCTTCGCGCAACCTGACCCGTTACTACGATGTGTCGCGTGGTTTCATGAAGCCGCACGCCACGGTCAAGGCGCTGAACGGTGTGTCGTTCGACCTGCGTGCCGGCCAAACGCTGGCGGTGGTCGGCGAGTCTGGCTGTGGCAAGTCCACCCTGGCCCGTGCGCTGACGCTGATCGAGCGGCCCACCAGTGGCGAGCTGGCGATTGACGGTGTGGACATTGTCACTGCCAATACCGCGACGCTGAAGGAGATGCGCAGCAAGGTGCAGATGGTGTTCCAGAACCCATACGGCTCGCTGAACCCACGCAAGACCGTCGGCCAGATGCTGGAAGAGCCGCTGATCATCAACACCCAGCTCAGCCGTGACGAGCGGCGCGAGAAGGTGCAGGCGATGATGAAGAAGGTCGGCCTGCGCCCGGAATTCGTGCAGCGCTACCCGCACATGTTCTCTGGCGGTCAGCGCCAGCGGATTGCCGTCGCCCGCGCCATGATGCTGAACCCGAAGATCATTGTTGCCGATGAGCCGACCTCCGCACTGGATGTGTCGATCCAGGCACAGATCCTCAACTTGTTCATGGATCTGCAGGATGAAACCCAGGTCGGCTACGTGTTCATCTCGCACAACCTGTCGGTGGTGGAGCATATCGCTGACCAGTTGATGGTGATGTACTTGGGCAGCGCGGTTGAGTTCGGCGACAAGGAAAAGATCTTCAGCCGCCCGCTGCACCCGTACACCAAGGCGCTGCTGTCCTCCACGCCGACCATTGACCCGGCACACCGTACAATCAAGATCAAGATCACCGGTGAACTGCCATCGCCGCTCAACCCGCCATCGGGTTGCACTTTCCACAAACGCTGCCCTTATGCCAACAGCCGTTGCAGCAGCGAAGTGCCGCAACTGCGCAAGGTAGAAGATCGGCAGATTGCCTGCCATCTGGTCGAACAGATCAACCAGTAA
- a CDS encoding ABC transporter ATP-binding protein, with the protein MSLLEIKNLSVEFGPVGKAFAAVSGMDLSVDAGELVGIVGESGSGKSVTMLAMMGLIDAPGRVTADKLMFDGQDMLKMTPRQRRKIIGKDISMIFQDPGTSLNPSYTVGHQIIETLKEHQPASRSAMKDRALELLSLVEIPDPASRLTAYPHQLSGGMAQRVMIAMALACNPKLLIADEPTTALDVTIQAQVLELLVRLQKQNNMGLILITHDLAVVAETAQRVAVMYAGQVVETAGVPAIFEAPHHPYTQALLDSIPEHSKGAARLPTLPGVVPGAYDRPQGCLLSPRCKFATDRCRKERPKLTPVNGGAARCFFPLNLAETRADQPGVPA; encoded by the coding sequence ATGAGTTTGCTGGAAATCAAAAACCTGTCGGTCGAGTTCGGACCGGTTGGTAAAGCGTTTGCCGCCGTATCAGGCATGGACCTGTCGGTGGATGCGGGTGAGCTGGTTGGTATTGTGGGCGAGTCCGGTTCGGGCAAGAGCGTCACCATGCTGGCCATGATGGGCCTGATTGATGCACCGGGCCGGGTTACGGCGGACAAGCTGATGTTCGATGGCCAGGACATGCTGAAGATGACGCCGCGTCAGCGCCGCAAGATCATCGGCAAGGACATCTCGATGATCTTCCAGGATCCGGGCACCAGCCTGAATCCGAGCTACACGGTGGGTCACCAGATCATTGAAACCCTGAAGGAACACCAGCCGGCCAGCCGCTCGGCCATGAAGGATCGTGCGCTGGAGCTGCTGTCGCTGGTGGAGATCCCTGATCCGGCATCGCGTCTGACCGCCTATCCGCACCAGTTGTCGGGCGGGATGGCGCAACGGGTGATGATTGCCATGGCGCTGGCCTGTAATCCCAAGCTGCTGATTGCCGATGAACCGACCACCGCGCTGGACGTGACCATTCAGGCACAGGTGCTGGAGTTGCTGGTACGTCTGCAGAAGCAGAACAATATGGGCCTGATCCTGATCACACACGATCTGGCCGTGGTGGCGGAGACCGCTCAACGTGTGGCGGTGATGTACGCGGGCCAGGTGGTGGAAACTGCAGGTGTTCCGGCGATTTTTGAAGCGCCGCATCATCCCTACACCCAGGCGCTGCTAGACTCCATTCCGGAGCACAGCAAGGGCGCCGCTCGCCTGCCCACCCTGCCGGGTGTGGTGCCGGGTGCGTATGACCGTCCGCAAGGTTGCTTGTTGTCTCCCCGCTGCAAGTTTGCGACCGATCGCTGCCGTAAGGAACGTCCGAAGCTGACCCCGGTTAACGGTGGCGCAGCGCGCTGTTTCTTCCCCCTGAATCTGGCCGAGACGCGTGCCGACCAACCAGGAGTGCCGGCATGA
- a CDS encoding ABC transporter permease subunit has translation MSQNQTLAAVAAEEPVAQYPHPLKEFWRSFSQNKGAVAGLFVFIFMILCALFGPMLVSHSPIEQYREAMLQPPSWAGGNSTFLLGTDDVGRDMLSRLLSGARLSLLIGLFSVLMSMIPGVILGLLAGFFPRALGTTIMRLTDIMLALPSLLLGLVIIAILGPSLVNTMIAIAVVGLPGYVRLTRASVMAELAKDYVIASRVAGAGILRLMFNTVLPNCMAPIIVTATMGFSNAILEAAAFGFLGLGAQPPTPEWGTMLANARDYMETASWVVTLPGLAILITVLAINLMGDGLRDALDPKLKRLS, from the coding sequence ATGAGTCAAAATCAAACCCTGGCGGCAGTGGCCGCAGAGGAACCCGTAGCCCAGTATCCGCACCCACTGAAAGAGTTCTGGCGCAGTTTTTCCCAGAACAAGGGGGCCGTGGCGGGGCTGTTCGTCTTCATCTTCATGATCCTGTGCGCTTTGTTCGGCCCCATGCTGGTCAGCCACAGCCCGATCGAGCAGTATCGAGAAGCCATGCTGCAACCGCCTTCCTGGGCGGGGGGCAATTCGACGTTCCTGCTGGGTACCGACGATGTCGGCCGTGACATGTTGTCCCGCCTGCTGTCCGGTGCTCGCCTGTCGCTACTGATCGGCCTGTTCTCGGTGCTGATGTCCATGATTCCGGGAGTGATTCTCGGCCTGCTGGCAGGTTTCTTCCCGCGTGCACTGGGGACCACCATCATGCGGCTGACCGACATCATGCTGGCGCTGCCCTCCCTGCTGCTGGGGCTGGTGATCATTGCCATCCTCGGGCCCTCGCTGGTGAACACCATGATCGCCATTGCGGTGGTGGGCTTGCCGGGCTACGTGCGGCTGACCCGCGCGTCGGTGATGGCTGAGCTGGCCAAAGACTACGTCATTGCTTCTCGCGTGGCGGGGGCGGGCATCTTGCGCCTGATGTTCAATACCGTATTGCCGAACTGCATGGCACCGATCATCGTGACGGCTACCATGGGCTTCTCCAATGCCATTCTGGAAGCGGCTGCCTTTGGCTTCCTGGGGTTGGGCGCACAGCCGCCGACGCCGGAGTGGGGCACCATGCTGGCCAATGCCCGTGATTACATGGAAACCGCCAGCTGGGTGGTGACCCTGCCGGGTCTGGCCATCCTGATTACGGTATTGGCGATCAACCTGATGGGTGACGGCCTGCGCGACGCGCTGGATCCGAAACTGAAGCGCCTGTCCTGA
- a CDS encoding ABC transporter permease subunit codes for MFSFILRRLLLVIPTFIGITIIAFALIHLIPGDPVLLMVGERKLDPEFYQRAMHNLGLDLPLYEQYLNYVKHALHLDLGKSLVTHEPVWGEFIKLFPATVELSVCALLFAAVFGILAGVLAAIKRGSIFDHGVMGISLTGFSMPIFWWGLLLIMFFSNYMRTLWPEIALPVSGRMDLEFDIVPKTGFMLIDSWMAESADPELNAGAFRSAWTHLILPTVVLGTIPLAVIARMTRSSMLEVLREDYVRTARAKGLSSMRVIFVHALRNALIPVITVIGLQVGTLLAGAVLTETIFSWPGVGSWLINAISRRDYPVVQGGILITATMVILVNLIVDLLYGVVNPRIRHAR; via the coding sequence ATGTTTTCGTTCATTCTGCGCCGCTTGCTGTTGGTGATCCCTACCTTTATCGGGATTACCATCATCGCCTTTGCCCTGATTCACCTGATACCCGGCGACCCGGTATTGCTGATGGTGGGCGAGCGCAAGCTGGATCCCGAGTTTTATCAACGTGCCATGCACAACCTGGGGCTGGATCTGCCGCTGTATGAGCAGTATCTGAACTATGTGAAGCATGCACTGCATCTGGATCTGGGCAAATCCCTGGTAACACACGAGCCTGTCTGGGGTGAATTCATCAAGCTGTTCCCGGCCACCGTCGAGCTGTCGGTCTGTGCGCTGCTGTTCGCCGCGGTGTTTGGTATCCTGGCTGGGGTATTGGCCGCCATCAAACGCGGCTCCATTTTTGATCATGGCGTGATGGGCATCTCGCTGACCGGCTTCTCCATGCCGATCTTCTGGTGGGGCCTGTTGCTGATCATGTTCTTCTCCAATTACATGCGGACCTTGTGGCCAGAGATAGCTCTGCCGGTATCCGGCCGGATGGATCTGGAGTTTGATATTGTGCCGAAAACCGGCTTCATGCTGATCGACAGCTGGATGGCCGAATCTGCCGATCCGGAGCTCAATGCGGGTGCCTTCCGCTCGGCATGGACCCACCTGATCCTGCCGACGGTGGTGCTGGGTACCATTCCGCTAGCGGTGATTGCCCGGATGACCCGCTCTTCCATGCTGGAAGTGCTGCGTGAGGACTATGTGCGTACCGCTCGGGCCAAGGGCCTGTCGTCCATGCGGGTGATCTTTGTACACGCCCTGCGCAATGCGTTGATTCCGGTGATTACCGTGATTGGCCTGCAAGTGGGCACCTTGCTGGCGGGTGCTGTGCTGACGGAAACCATCTTTTCCTGGCCCGGCGTGGGCAGCTGGCTGATCAACGCCATCAGCCGCCGCGATTATCCGGTGGTGCAGGGCGGTATCCTGATCACAGCGACCATGGTGATTCTGGTCAACCTGATCGTGGACCTGCTCTATGGCGTCGTCAACCCGCGTATCCGTCATGCCCGCTAA
- a CDS encoding ABC transporter substrate-binding protein, with the protein MARYQSTVTNDASSEALYDRLLDFERGTTRVIPSLAERYQVSRDGLSYTFYLRQGVRFHRTEYFTPTRTLNADDVLFTFQRMLDRNHPWYASAPSGYPFASSLGLAGLIKSIDKQGPYVVRFTLQRTESPFIANLAMGFASILSKEYADQLLRTGRLEDLNTHPIGSGPFLFKRYDKDATIRYQAHADYWRGAPRIENLYFSITPDHAVRVQRLLANECQIAIQPKPESLPQLRSHPEIQVNSIPALWTMYVAPNTSRRWLSDKRFRQALWMAMDKAAYIKAVLSGNATPAWNPIPPGMWSYSTTTSDYPYDLVKARKLVKASGYDGTELVMLARTGGLIDAKKAAELLQADWAKIGVKLKVVQMEWGEVLRRTARGEHDLALFGWVSDNGDPDNFLTPNLSCAAVASGGNRSRWCNPDFDMLLSRARASSDIRERARLYEAAQQLFHEEAPWIPTVYPMQPIAMRKSVRGFVQSPFGSHNFYKVYLTD; encoded by the coding sequence ATGGCGCGCTACCAGTCGACCGTCACCAATGATGCCTCCAGTGAGGCTCTGTATGACCGCCTGCTGGATTTTGAGCGCGGTACCACACGGGTCATCCCCAGTCTGGCGGAGCGTTACCAGGTATCCCGCGACGGGTTGAGCTACACCTTTTACCTGCGTCAGGGCGTGCGTTTTCATCGCACCGAGTATTTCACCCCAACACGAACACTGAATGCGGATGATGTCCTGTTCACCTTCCAGCGCATGCTGGATCGTAATCATCCCTGGTATGCCTCGGCGCCTTCCGGCTATCCCTTTGCCAGTAGTCTGGGCCTGGCGGGGCTGATCAAATCCATCGACAAGCAGGGCCCCTATGTGGTCCGCTTTACCTTGCAGCGTACAGAGTCACCGTTCATCGCCAATCTGGCGATGGGCTTTGCATCCATCCTGTCCAAGGAATATGCCGATCAGCTGCTGCGGACGGGCCGCTTGGAGGACTTGAATACCCACCCGATTGGCAGCGGTCCGTTCCTGTTCAAGCGCTATGACAAGGATGCGACCATCCGCTATCAGGCGCACGCCGATTACTGGCGCGGCGCACCTCGTATTGAAAATTTGTACTTTTCCATCACGCCGGACCATGCTGTGCGGGTCCAGCGCCTGCTGGCCAATGAGTGCCAGATTGCCATTCAACCCAAGCCGGAAAGCCTGCCGCAATTGCGCAGCCACCCTGAGATTCAGGTAAACAGCATCCCGGCGCTGTGGACCATGTATGTGGCTCCCAATACCTCCCGGCGCTGGCTGTCGGACAAGCGCTTCCGCCAGGCGCTCTGGATGGCCATGGACAAGGCCGCCTACATCAAGGCGGTACTGAGCGGCAATGCGACACCGGCCTGGAACCCGATCCCGCCCGGTATGTGGTCGTATAGTACTACGACATCCGATTACCCCTATGATCTGGTCAAAGCCCGCAAGCTCGTCAAAGCATCCGGCTACGACGGCACGGAGCTGGTGATGCTGGCGCGAACGGGCGGCCTGATTGATGCCAAGAAAGCGGCCGAGCTGCTGCAGGCCGACTGGGCCAAAATTGGCGTCAAACTCAAAGTGGTGCAGATGGAGTGGGGTGAGGTATTGCGCCGAACCGCGCGTGGCGAGCACGATCTGGCCTTGTTTGGCTGGGTCAGTGACAATGGCGACCCTGATAACTTCCTCACGCCCAATCTCTCTTGCGCGGCTGTCGCCAGCGGGGGGAATCGCTCGCGCTGGTGCAACCCGGATTTTGACATGTTACTGAGCCGAGCTCGCGCCTCTTCGGACATCCGGGAGCGTGCGCGGCTGTATGAAGCAGCGCAGCAACTGTTTCATGAAGAAGCGCCCTGGATACCGACTGTATACCCGATGCAGCCGATTGCCATGCGCAAGTCGGTTCGGGGCTTTGTGCAAAGCCCGTTTGGCAGTCACAATTTTTATAAAGTCTATCTGACCGATTGA